Genomic window (Xenopus laevis strain J_2021 chromosome 3S, Xenopus_laevis_v10.1, whole genome shotgun sequence):
AGGATAATGGAGTTCGGAATAGTCAGacagcaggcaagggtcaggatcacgGAATACAGAATAGGCAGGCAGGCGACGAACTAGTAGAACCAAACAAtgggcaataaaaaaatatacaaggtccctttaaatacctttaaatcttGCGCCATTGTGCAATGATGTCATGACGCCAGCTTCATTTGCGCATAGTGCAACCGGCAACCACAAGAGAAGGATCAACGCGGCGGGCTTCCCCGCTGAGATCGCGCtgggtgtcctgccggcccactagaccaccagggtgagtcctcacaatttagctcatagtgacaacaccaacCTACCAGGCAGGTGATGGTGACAACAACATCctgtcaggcagctcatatgaaaaccatcatACCAGGCAGAACATAaagtcagcgcgcatgcgcgattCTGCATGCGCCATAGGGGAAGTTAAAGAAAGGGGAAGGGCATGACAGAGGGAGGGGCATgatggagggaggggagtgatggTGGAAGGGGAGTGACGGAGGAAGGGGAGTGatggagggaggggaggagaggagggaatcaagcagcaggggagcgaacgacccggactagggggtaggcagaaaacttttgaacaGGTATCTGGCTAGCGCCCccacatctttgcgccctaggcaggtgcctcttctgcctacccctagttctggccctgtttgtctttatgtaacctattcccacaaaaaaaaatgaaaacaaatttgaagGGCCTATTGAATATAataatcactagtgatgagcaaaatttttcaccaggttttgctgcaaaaaagacgcccatagactcctatgggtgaaaaaattgtcacgtgtcaaaataatttgtcacccatagacttcaatgcattttgcacatttttcgccaTCTCACAAATATTCGGAGAAgtaaaacgggtcagattcaacCATTATTAATTATCACTTATcatattatttctggttttattTCACTTGATCTATAGTGACCAGTACTGTGTAACAAtagtaacaatatttttttacttttaaagagTACACAGGAAGGTAAATTAGGATGATTATTAAAGCAATCCCTTGACAGTTGACAGATAAAATCATTTAGAGAAGATAAAACATGCCTGGAGAGTAAGGTATAAAAGCTCCTGCATTTTAGTGCTGTCATTTCTTGACAATcatgaaatatttttgtttcacgCTCTAATAGTAAATTGTGTTGCCTCTTCTTGTTTTGGGTGAGTAGAAGTGAAGTTAAATATCAAGCCAATCAGCTTCATTGAGGTCAACCTTATTGCATTTCTGAATTAAGTTTTTCAAGGAAAAGAatgcatttttcaagatttattatgctccaaagctgctaaaaatcagaatctgaaatacTTTCACTAAACATGACAAAgtcatgtaaaatgtaatggcAATGTTCCTTTTTACTATTGGAAGGTGTTTTTTGCCTTTGTGATTTTCATAGGGTTTTGGGCTGGTTGATGGTTTTTGTTCGAATAtccgaaaaatttttttttttgggtgaaaattcaaaaaacttgGACGACTCAAATTGTCGCATGATTTTGTCCCGACTTTTCACACATGTACAATTTTCATTcgtacttttttttgtaaattaagccaaatcataGTTGAAagttaggttgaatttttatttttaaaattatgagAAACATTTGAGCTTTAACAAATACCCTCTTAATATACATTggtatttttatactgtatatattagggaACGTCTGAGTCCTACTTGAAATTTAGAtcttataaatgaataaatatattttataagtacaaatttttaatatatatatgttcagtgatgcaaaatacgttgaataatatagatttttttttagtaagaatATACAGCATATGCTTTGtattagtgaaaaataaaaaataggttgGATGGATCTTTTTTCCAAGTTTgtaatatgtgaatgtaaaaaagtattttggaCCATCAACCATGGTGGAAAAATTGCATGTttgcacaaatgcaattttttatttgtggcattatatatatttagctaAACACTGGACCCTGTACAAAGATACCTATACAAAAATGGCTTCTTTTGAAACTTCTTACTACTATCCTTTGTTGCTGGTTGCTGTTGCTGAAATATTCACAGCTGAAGAGTTACAGGTTTGGAATCCCAAacccaaattataaaaataaatcgtTATCAATAAATTATTTCACCTCAGATCAGAAGGCCTAGTATTAAACAGGGCAATTAACAAGAAGATAGAACACTTCCCAGACCATGCATGTTAGGACCTATAAAAATCGCATGTCATTTAAAACAAGATTTATTTGAATGTCTTGCTATATTGAAAACTTTTCTTAGTGACCTACAGGTTTATTAAAAGAAGATAAATCAGTGTTACCGCTCTGACTCACCGCAAATCTTGTGAACGCTGGCGACTCACAAACAGCTTGAAGGGTGCTGGAAACCTTCGGCGTCCCGTGCCGCACAAAGCAGAAGATAAGAAGAAGTGGTTCCGCACTCCAATTTCAAAATATCGTAAATCTTTATTTGTccataatttaaaagaaaagcacGCTACACATGCTGCTTGATGCGTTTCGGGCGGAAGGGCCCATAATCATAATAATTACGGGCACGTCCGCCCGAAGCGTGTCAAGCAGCATGTGTAACgtgcttttcttttaaattatggACAAATAAAGATTTACGATGTTTTAAAATTGGAGCGCCAGAACCACGTCTTCTTATCTTCTACAGGTTTATTAGGAATTGTTTGAACTTGGCACAGTTTGAAGTTGTGCAATAtgacagtacatgaaaaatgtaaaaactaataCTTGATTTTCTGTCTGTTACAGCAGTCActgctaaatgtttttttctcttattaCTACAAAGTAACAAGCTGATGAACAACTTTACCTTTTTTGGCATTTTCCAAATAGCCTTCTCCAATAATTCAGAAAAGcaccctttcctttttttaatattttgtttgctgTACCTAACTGGAGTATTATGGAATTTGCTTATGATTATAGTCATAAGCAGGAACCACAATCTACACACTCCTATGTATGTTTTTCTTGCCCACCTTTCATTTGTAGACATTTGTTACCCATCAGTTACTCTCCCTAAACTCATGGACATTTTACTGTCTGGGGATAATTCAATATCCTTTGTGCAGTGCTTCACTCAGATGttctttttcatatttatggGTTGCACAGAGATTGCTTTGTTGTCCTCCATGGCATATGATCGTTATGTTGCTATCTGCCAACCTTTACATTATCATTTTATAATGAACAGAAAAAGGTGTTTGCTGCTTTTGGGCATCACTTGGATATCGGGATGTGGCAATGCATTGTTTCTTCTAACACTTGCATCAAAGTTATTGTTCTGTCGTTCCAACAAAATCTATCAGTTATTCTGTGatgtaaaggcatttttatcaatTTCCTGCTCTAATAATTCATTTCAAGTAATGATTTTAATTGAAACACTGCTATATGCCCTATGTCCATTCTTGCTCAGTTTATCATCGTATGTGCAGATTATTAAcataatattacatattaaatcCACAAATGGTAGaaaaaaagccttctccacctgtaCATCCCACCTCATGGTTCTCATACTATATTATGCAACTATACTGTGCATGTACATGAGACCACCTGCCGAACAATCAGCTTTGTTGGACCATGTATCCTCAGTGCTTTTTTCAACAGTAACCCCTATGTTGAACCCTCTAATATATAGCCTAAGGAATAAAGATGTAAAGATTGCGCTGGTGAGACTTCTAAggattaaaaataagaaatattagaCTGGCAATAGCCTTTTGTATAACCTCAATACCAATAGATGGACAATGCTTGAAATGTTGAAATTATTATATTGTAAATGCTCTTATCAGGTGAAATACTAGCCATGCCTGCAGTCTGCCATCCTAAGTAAAAggcacaataaaaataaacaaggaaATCAAATCACAAGAAATGTCTCTAAAGCATGGGTGTCCAGTTTGTAGCTAACACATCATCGAAATTCAAAACCAAGCATTTCTCAGAAGTAGCTAGTGGGAATTGTAGCACAACAGCAGCTGTAATGGTAATATTTGTTAAACCTGGAAATTATTTAGAATATCGGACATTGAACTCTCTTGTTCAGAGTAGCTTTTAGGTATGTGGTAGAACACATGGACAAAGTATGGGAAACAgtttaattctggataacagaaatgCTTCAGGCTGTGTTCtgcctttaaaaatgcaaataaaatgcagaacaTGGCCTGAAATGTTACTGTTATCCGGGTCTTGCCATGTGTACTAAACAAAGGCATTTTACGTCATTGAAACAAGGTGCTGCACATCTATTTTCTATATTATTGGAATGGATTGTGGCCATTAATGGCACATTCACCTGACTGTTAAATGAAaggatgatattgaatcatccttccgagtcctacccgaaggcatgggctccgttgcccaagctgttcccagctaccgccagcgaacagctcgaacgggtggatcccccttcgccgaagctagggagggcccaccaccccgccccccgaaggggtttggggacgtttggactccccttcgccgaagctagggggagtcccgtctaccctgggttctgccgaagcttcccccagggcgtgtcatggcctgcgagtccagccaaaagaccgtgactccatccagggtgctcaaatcAGACACAAAAACGGTGCTGGAGTGGgcggtgcaaggccattggttgccttttgcaaggctctggttggcagccagaaaa
Coding sequences:
- the LOC121402022 gene encoding olfactory receptor 1496-like produces the protein MDFAKFLARRKLVTKGLVKFNDRPEGFGAWRSSFQNTVRDLNLSHTFSNNSEKHPFLFLIFCLLYLTGVLWNLLMIIVISRNHNLHTPMYVFLAHLSFVDICYPSVTLPKLMDILLSGDNSISFVQCFTQMFFFIFMGCTEIALLSSMAYDRYVAICQPLHYHFIMNRKRCLLLLGITWISGCGNALFLLTLASKLLFCRSNKIYQLFCDVKAFLSISCSNNSFQVMILIETLLYALCPFLLSLSSYVQIINIILHIKSTNGRKKAFSTCTSHLMVLILYYATILCMYMRPPAEQSALLDHVSSVLFSTVTPMLNPLIYSLRNKDVKIALVRLLRIKNKKY